Proteins found in one Insulibacter thermoxylanivorax genomic segment:
- a CDS encoding YjcZ family sporulation protein encodes MSMSAAKYGGFTSTGAILVLFILLVIISCAFVY; translated from the coding sequence ATGTCCATGAGCGCAGCGAAGTACGGAGGCTTTACTTCTACTGGTGCGATCTTGGTACTCTTTATCTTATTGGTGATCATCTCCTGCGCTTTCGTGTACTAA
- a CDS encoding ROK family transcriptional regulator: MKKLNKSIILETIIADSPISRTAISEKTGLNKATVSNLVNELIASQLVCETGPGESSGGRKPVMLLFNREAGYAVGVDLGVNYILTVLTDLQGRIIKERRVSLHENGFDYVLEQLHDSIRWALAKAPDSPYGVIGIGIGVPGLVRPDGMIMTAPNLRWNKIDLKSQIEETFQLPVTIDNEANAGALGEKSYGDYQTAKDMIYVSAGIGIGVGIILNNHLYRGFSGFSGEMGHMTINLDGRPCSCGNRGCWELYASENALLEEAAKVLGEEQTADEMTLDYLVHLAEKGRKEVIELFRSVGYYLGVGIANVINTFNPELVIIGNRLSLIKSWIEESLQACVEERSLQYHHKRVQIEFSKLAMKSAAVGAATLAIQAFFAQSKATVEEG; the protein is encoded by the coding sequence ATGAAAAAATTGAATAAATCGATCATTCTCGAGACGATCATCGCCGACTCACCGATCTCGCGAACGGCCATCTCTGAGAAGACCGGGCTGAACAAAGCGACGGTGTCGAACCTCGTCAATGAACTGATCGCCAGCCAGCTGGTCTGCGAGACCGGTCCAGGGGAGTCCAGCGGCGGGCGCAAACCCGTCATGCTGCTCTTCAATCGGGAAGCAGGCTATGCGGTCGGCGTGGATCTCGGCGTTAACTATATCCTGACCGTGCTCACGGATCTTCAAGGCCGCATCATCAAGGAGCGGCGGGTCTCCCTGCATGAGAACGGATTCGACTATGTACTCGAGCAGCTGCACGACTCGATCCGCTGGGCCCTGGCGAAGGCCCCCGACAGCCCTTACGGCGTCATCGGCATCGGCATCGGCGTGCCCGGGCTCGTAAGGCCCGACGGCATGATCATGACCGCACCTAATCTTCGCTGGAATAAGATCGACCTGAAGTCCCAGATCGAGGAGACCTTCCAGCTGCCGGTCACCATCGATAACGAGGCCAACGCCGGGGCGCTCGGCGAGAAATCCTACGGCGACTACCAGACGGCGAAGGATATGATCTATGTCAGCGCCGGCATCGGGATCGGTGTCGGGATCATCCTGAACAACCATCTATACCGCGGTTTCTCCGGCTTCTCCGGCGAGATGGGGCATATGACGATCAACCTGGACGGGCGGCCGTGTTCCTGCGGGAACCGGGGATGCTGGGAATTGTATGCATCGGAGAACGCGCTGTTAGAAGAGGCAGCGAAGGTGCTGGGCGAAGAGCAGACCGCCGATGAGATGACCTTGGATTACCTCGTGCACCTGGCGGAGAAAGGCCGGAAGGAAGTGATCGAGCTGTTCCGCAGCGTCGGTTACTATCTCGGGGTGGGCATCGCCAACGTCATCAATACCTTCAATCCCGAGCTCGTCATCATCGGCAACCGCCTTTCCCTGATTAAGAGTTGGATCGAGGAATCACTGCAAGCGTGCGTTGAAGAGCGCAGCCTGCAATATCATCACAAGCGGGTGCAGATCGAGTTTTCCAAACTCGCCATGAAATCGGCTGCTGTCGGCGCGGCAACCTTGGCCATTCA
- a CDS encoding cytochrome C oxidase subunit II, with translation MGKRIITVFAAVMLSLALAACSSEDVSGSAAERVEAAGDEREVLIQGGNFYFDSEEYHVSVDEAVKIIYQDIEGAHGIHIANTNIRLRNNESVVVKFREPGRYKITCSLYCGVGHTSMTAYLVVE, from the coding sequence ATGGGGAAGCGTATCATCACCGTCTTCGCCGCTGTCATGCTCAGCCTGGCTTTGGCTGCGTGCAGCTCTGAAGATGTTTCAGGCTCTGCAGCCGAGCGGGTGGAAGCTGCCGGCGATGAACGGGAGGTCCTCATCCAAGGCGGGAATTTCTATTTTGATTCCGAAGAATATCATGTATCCGTCGATGAGGCCGTCAAGATCATCTATCAAGACATCGAGGGTGCTCACGGCATCCATATCGCCAATACGAATATTCGACTGCGGAATAACGAGTCCGTCGTTGTCAAATTCCGCGAACCGGGACGTTATAAGATTACTTGCAGCTTATACTGCGGCGTCGGTCATACGAGTATGACCGCCTATCTGGTCGTTGAATAA
- the xylB gene encoding xylulokinase, translating to MKYVIGVDLGTSAVKVLLVNSEGEVTAEASEAYPLHQPRSGYSEQDPEDWVRGTLAALSRVVKESGVDPQAIEGISFSGQMHGLVLLDENHRPLRNAILWNDTRTTEECRKIEQVLGEDLLRITKNPALEGFTLPKILWVKEHEPDVFAKAKVFLLPKDYLRYRLTGQIHMDYSDAAGTLLLDVANKKWSSRVLEAFGLEASFCPPLVESHGYVGNLLPEAARETGLSESTRVFAGGADNACGAIGSGILQKGLTMASIGTSGVVLSYEDNKDQDFGGKVHFFNHGKQDAFYAMGVTLGAGYSMSWFKNTFAKDKSYDELLGRVSEVPVGSNGLLFTPYLVGERTPHADAMIRASFIGLDGSHTLDDMARAVMEGITFSLNESIELFRQAGIQVNRIVAIGGGAKNEDWLHMQADIFNAEIVQLANEQGPGMGAAMLAALGCGWFDSLEACAAKFIRYEKTYKPNPERVEQYKKLFEIYKQVYTNTKSLSEQLAPFRP from the coding sequence ATGAAATATGTCATCGGTGTTGACCTGGGTACGAGTGCGGTCAAGGTGCTGCTCGTCAACAGCGAAGGAGAAGTGACAGCAGAAGCGTCCGAAGCTTATCCGCTGCATCAGCCGCGATCCGGTTATAGTGAGCAAGATCCAGAAGATTGGGTACGGGGAACGCTCGCCGCGTTGTCGCGAGTCGTCAAGGAATCCGGTGTCGATCCGCAGGCAATTGAAGGGATCAGCTTCTCCGGACAGATGCACGGTCTCGTGCTGCTGGATGAGAACCATCGTCCGCTGCGCAATGCCATTCTGTGGAACGATACGCGGACGACGGAAGAGTGCCGCAAGATCGAGCAAGTACTCGGGGAAGATCTGCTGCGCATCACGAAGAACCCGGCCCTCGAAGGCTTCACGCTGCCGAAGATCCTGTGGGTGAAGGAGCATGAACCAGACGTGTTCGCGAAGGCGAAGGTGTTCCTCCTGCCTAAGGATTACCTGCGCTATCGCTTAACCGGTCAGATCCATATGGACTATTCCGATGCTGCGGGTACGCTGCTTCTGGATGTAGCGAACAAGAAATGGAGCAGCCGTGTGCTCGAAGCCTTTGGTCTGGAAGCGTCCTTCTGCCCGCCGCTCGTGGAATCCCACGGCTATGTCGGCAACCTGCTGCCGGAAGCAGCCAGAGAGACCGGCCTCAGCGAGTCCACCCGCGTCTTCGCAGGCGGAGCGGACAACGCATGCGGGGCGATCGGTTCCGGCATCCTGCAGAAAGGTTTGACAATGGCGAGCATCGGCACCTCCGGTGTTGTGCTGTCCTATGAAGACAACAAGGATCAGGACTTCGGAGGAAAGGTGCATTTCTTCAACCATGGGAAGCAAGATGCCTTCTATGCGATGGGCGTAACCCTTGGCGCTGGTTACAGCATGAGCTGGTTTAAGAATACCTTCGCTAAGGATAAGAGCTATGATGAGCTGCTGGGACGCGTCAGCGAAGTGCCCGTCGGCTCGAACGGTCTTCTCTTTACTCCTTATCTCGTCGGTGAACGCACGCCCCATGCGGACGCGATGATCCGTGCAAGCTTCATCGGCCTGGATGGCTCCCATACGCTGGATGATATGGCGCGCGCCGTGATGGAGGGCATCACCTTCTCGCTGAATGAATCCATCGAGCTGTTCCGTCAAGCCGGCATTCAGGTGAATCGCATCGTGGCGATCGGCGGCGGTGCGAAGAATGAAGACTGGCTGCATATGCAGGCGGACATCTTCAATGCAGAGATCGTGCAGCTGGCCAACGAACAAGGTCCCGGCATGGGCGCTGCGATGCTGGCAGCTCTGGGCTGCGGCTGGTTCGATTCTCTGGAGGCATGTGCAGCGAAGTTTATCCGCTACGAGAAGACCTACAAGCCGAATCCAGAACGCGTAGAGCAGTATAAGAAGCTGTTCGAGATCTACAAGCAGGTCTACACGAACACCAAATCGCTCAGTGAACAGCTCGCGCCTTTCCGTCCGTAA
- the pheT gene encoding phenylalanine--tRNA ligase subunit beta, translating to MKVSMQWLSQYVDLTGYTGEQLAEKLTRSGIEVDVVEKRNKGVSGVVVGYVQTKEKHPNADKLSVCTVDVGGEELLQIVCGAPNVAAGQKVPVALVGAVLPDNFKIKKAKLRGVESHGMICSAKELGMNDKLLPKEIQEGILVLPEHAEIGSDVTELLGLNDEVLELDLTPNRSDCLSMIGVAYEMAAVLGCELKLPEPQVQESDAKRTEEAFQISIDAEDACSMYTARLIEGVTIAPSPLWLQNRLMAAGIRPINNVVDVTNYVMLEYGQPLHAFDADRLAGGRIHVRYARPEETITTLDDVERKLEPWMLVIADTEKPVALAGVMGGANSEVTPQTTRILLESAKFDGGKVRKTSRELGLRSESSLRFEKEVNPEAVVAALNRAAELILETAGGQAAAGIASAVTQEFTEPVISIGAERVNQYLGTELALSDMKQIFDRLRFTYEEQGGQLAVRVPLRRGDITRDVDLIEEVARLYGYDNIPATPIRGVTTPGSRTRSQRIRMEISRYLNAAGLHEAILYSFTHPDRIAEYRGLYPHVKPIKLSMPMSTERSVLRTSLIPHLIDTAVYNRNRNIDDVAVFEIGAVFLTEEEHLRKQPEEKFLVSALWTGNQQADHWSGKSRKVDFFDLKGVLEGLFAHLALPHVAFRAHAVEGLHPGRAAELYIGEQRIGVIGQLHPDLERRYDLDDTYIFEVELDALIEHADLSLTYEALPRYPSIARDIAVVVDRELPVEELKSTVREAGGAWLRSVEVFDIYVGERLGSDKKSVALSLVYRDDERTLTDEEVNERNQYVIQQLETIYGAQLRN from the coding sequence ATGAAAGTATCGATGCAATGGTTGTCCCAATACGTGGACTTAACGGGATATACAGGAGAGCAGCTGGCGGAGAAGCTGACGCGAAGCGGGATTGAAGTCGATGTGGTAGAGAAGCGCAACAAAGGCGTCAGCGGTGTTGTCGTCGGCTATGTGCAGACTAAGGAGAAGCATCCCAATGCCGATAAGCTGAGCGTGTGCACCGTCGATGTCGGCGGCGAGGAGCTGCTGCAGATCGTCTGTGGTGCGCCGAATGTGGCGGCAGGCCAGAAGGTGCCGGTGGCGCTGGTCGGTGCGGTGTTGCCGGATAATTTTAAGATTAAGAAAGCAAAACTGCGCGGCGTAGAATCGCATGGCATGATCTGTTCGGCCAAGGAGCTCGGTATGAACGATAAGCTGCTGCCGAAGGAGATCCAAGAAGGGATCTTGGTGCTCCCGGAACATGCGGAGATCGGCAGCGATGTGACGGAACTGCTCGGCCTGAACGATGAAGTATTGGAACTGGATCTGACGCCGAACCGCTCCGACTGCCTCAGCATGATCGGGGTGGCCTATGAGATGGCGGCTGTCCTGGGCTGCGAGCTGAAACTGCCGGAGCCCCAAGTTCAGGAGTCGGATGCGAAGCGGACGGAGGAGGCTTTCCAGATCTCCATTGACGCGGAGGATGCGTGCAGCATGTATACGGCGCGCCTCATCGAGGGCGTGACGATCGCACCGTCCCCGCTGTGGCTGCAGAACCGCTTGATGGCAGCGGGCATACGGCCGATTAACAACGTCGTCGATGTCACGAACTACGTGATGCTGGAGTATGGTCAGCCCCTGCACGCCTTTGACGCTGACCGCTTAGCCGGCGGCCGCATCCATGTGCGTTATGCTCGTCCGGAGGAGACGATCACCACCCTCGATGATGTGGAGCGGAAGCTGGAGCCGTGGATGCTTGTGATCGCCGATACGGAGAAGCCCGTAGCGCTTGCAGGGGTGATGGGCGGAGCGAACTCCGAGGTGACGCCGCAGACGACCCGCATCTTGCTGGAATCGGCGAAGTTCGACGGCGGTAAGGTACGCAAGACTTCCAGAGAGCTTGGCCTGCGTTCGGAATCGAGTCTGCGCTTCGAGAAGGAAGTGAACCCGGAGGCTGTCGTGGCAGCATTGAATCGCGCTGCGGAGCTGATCCTGGAGACGGCAGGCGGACAAGCGGCGGCGGGGATCGCTTCAGCGGTGACGCAGGAGTTCACCGAGCCGGTGATCTCGATTGGTGCGGAGCGCGTGAATCAATATCTGGGCACGGAGCTTGCCCTGTCCGATATGAAGCAGATCTTCGACCGGCTTCGTTTCACCTATGAGGAGCAAGGCGGCCAGCTGGCCGTGCGCGTCCCTTTGCGCCGCGGAGATATTACCCGGGATGTGGATCTGATCGAAGAGGTAGCGAGACTCTATGGCTACGACAACATCCCGGCGACGCCGATCAGAGGCGTGACGACCCCGGGTTCGCGTACGCGCAGCCAGCGCATCCGCATGGAGATCAGCCGATATCTGAATGCAGCCGGGCTGCATGAGGCGATTCTGTATTCGTTCACGCATCCCGACCGCATCGCAGAATACCGCGGCTTGTATCCGCATGTGAAGCCCATCAAACTGTCGATGCCGATGAGCACGGAGCGCAGCGTGCTGCGTACGAGTTTGATCCCGCATCTGATCGATACGGCGGTCTATAACCGCAATCGGAATATCGATGATGTGGCGGTCTTCGAGATCGGTGCAGTATTCCTGACCGAAGAGGAACACCTAAGGAAGCAGCCAGAGGAGAAGTTCCTCGTGAGCGCCCTGTGGACCGGCAATCAACAGGCAGATCACTGGAGCGGCAAATCCCGCAAGGTCGACTTCTTCGATCTAAAGGGTGTGCTCGAAGGGCTGTTCGCCCATCTGGCCCTGCCGCATGTGGCATTCCGCGCCCATGCTGTGGAAGGACTGCATCCGGGCCGCGCGGCTGAACTGTATATCGGTGAGCAGCGGATCGGTGTGATCGGTCAGCTGCATCCGGATCTGGAACGCCGCTATGACCTTGATGATACGTACATCTTCGAGGTGGAACTCGATGCGTTGATCGAGCATGCCGATCTCTCGCTGACCTATGAGGCACTGCCGAGATATCCGTCCATCGCACGGGATATCGCCGTCGTCGTCGATCGGGAGCTGCCTGTGGAAGAACTGAAGTCCACGGTTCGTGAAGCGGGCGGAGCATGGCTTAGATCGGTGGAGGTGTTCGACATCTATGTCGGTGAGCGCCTTGGCAGCGATAAGAAGAGCGTCGCGCTCTCCCTCGTATACCGGGATGATGAACGAACGCTGACGGATGAGGAAGTGAATGAACGCAATCAATACGTCATCCAGCAGCTGGAGACCATCTATGGAGCACAATTGAGGAATTAA
- a CDS encoding GTP pyrophosphokinase: MNHNPIDQFHELKNRLTRFMMMYKFALDEMETKVEILKEEFQLLHDYNPIEHTKSRIKSFESIFRKVMRKGCGTSLEDIREGVRDIAGLRITCSFISDIYSISEMLQRQADLKIISIKDYIKNPKPNGYQSLHMLVQVPVYMSDRCEMVYVEVQIRTIAMDFWASLEHKIFYKYDESVPVQLLQELKEAADTAAELDRKMQRLHEEIKAIKSPQSSDSSKFIIGDQKFELPVGLLEFIRTESDPQ, encoded by the coding sequence ATGAACCATAACCCAATCGATCAATTCCATGAACTGAAGAACAGATTGACCCGCTTCATGATGATGTACAAATTCGCGCTGGATGAGATGGAGACGAAGGTCGAAATCCTAAAGGAAGAATTCCAGCTCCTGCACGACTACAATCCCATCGAACATACAAAATCCCGCATCAAATCCTTCGAAAGCATCTTTCGCAAAGTCATGCGCAAAGGCTGCGGCACGTCTCTGGAAGACATCCGTGAAGGAGTAAGGGATATCGCTGGTTTGCGCATTACCTGTTCATTCATATCCGATATCTACTCGATCAGCGAGATGCTGCAGAGACAAGCTGATCTTAAGATTATCTCGATCAAAGACTACATCAAGAACCCCAAGCCCAACGGCTATCAAAGCCTCCACATGCTCGTGCAGGTCCCCGTCTACATGTCGGATCGCTGCGAGATGGTCTATGTGGAGGTCCAGATCCGAACGATCGCGATGGACTTCTGGGCCAGCCTGGAGCACAAGATTTTCTACAAATATGATGAATCCGTTCCTGTCCAGCTCCTGCAGGAGCTTAAAGAAGCGGCGGATACGGCGGCGGAACTGGATCGGAAGATGCAGCGTCTGCATGAAGAGATCAAAGCCATCAAATCCCCCCAATCCTCCGATTCTTCGAAGTTCATCATCGGCGATCAGAAATTCGAACTGCCGGTTGGACTCCTGGAGTTCATCCGCACCGAATCAGATCCCCAATGA
- a CDS encoding superoxide dismutase family protein, with protein MRFVLALTALLVIGVGLDSYRSGEELRVMQAASDEMKFQVPLINGEGKKIGQAVLMQAARGVLIHVEAEGLPPGWHALHIHEYGACEAPKFESAGGHYNPTNRKHGYNNRMGYHAGDLPNIYVNEQGQVRVEVFTDQVTLHPGKPNSLLKKGGTALMIHEGPDDYRTDPAGDAGGRLVCGVINTSI; from the coding sequence ATGAGATTCGTTTTAGCCTTGACGGCGCTGCTCGTGATCGGGGTCGGACTCGATAGTTATCGCAGCGGTGAGGAGCTGCGGGTGATGCAGGCTGCCAGCGATGAGATGAAGTTCCAGGTGCCGCTGATCAATGGAGAAGGGAAGAAGATCGGACAGGCGGTGCTCATGCAGGCGGCCCGCGGTGTCCTGATCCATGTCGAAGCGGAAGGATTGCCTCCGGGTTGGCATGCCCTCCATATCCACGAATACGGCGCTTGTGAAGCGCCGAAGTTCGAGTCCGCCGGCGGACATTATAACCCGACAAACCGCAAGCATGGTTATAACAACCGCATGGGCTACCATGCCGGCGATCTGCCGAATATCTATGTCAACGAACAAGGACAGGTGCGCGTGGAAGTATTCACCGATCAGGTAACGCTCCATCCCGGCAAGCCCAATTCCTTGCTGAAGAAGGGCGGCACTGCGCTGATGATCCATGAGGGACCGGATGATTATCGGACGGACCCCGCGGGCGACGCAGGGGGCCGGCTGGTTTGCGGTGTGATCAATACCTCAATATAA
- a CDS encoding DUF378 domain-containing protein: MARLALLLMIIGSLNWLLVGLFEWDLVTAIFGGEVYRDSSLFSRIIYGLVGLAGLYGISFLFRERITT; encoded by the coding sequence ATGGCAAGACTGGCGCTGCTGCTGATGATTATCGGCTCGCTGAATTGGTTATTGGTTGGACTGTTCGAATGGGATCTGGTAACGGCCATTTTCGGCGGTGAAGTCTACCGGGATTCCTCCCTGTTCAGCAGAATTATATACGGCCTAGTCGGCCTAGCCGGTCTATACGGAATTTCGTTTCTGTTCCGTGAGCGAATCACAACATAA
- the zapA gene encoding cell division protein ZapA encodes MKENKTSVPVEIYGTKYKLLADSASSASYVTMVAAHVDEQMHKIAEQHPQLDLARLAVLAAINTADELLKTKEQFERANAVAIEKKNQEINEIRGKIDEIQGKYNEAKEQLNELNVKHADTMKELTALREQHEAKLKELNQLRAKHQAAVQERDELFKKHKRMEEELAAARRQNEKAEQDLKALRSEHEALKQQLAAVKLQKASAEAAPGREGVRDSGEMSIYEQYEKLKQEYTKLQNEFNEWIELTEEELRN; translated from the coding sequence ATGAAGGAAAATAAAACAAGTGTCCCAGTGGAGATCTACGGCACAAAATATAAACTGCTTGCCGACTCAGCATCGTCCGCAAGCTATGTAACGATGGTCGCAGCTCATGTTGACGAGCAGATGCACAAGATCGCTGAGCAGCATCCGCAATTGGACTTGGCTAGACTTGCTGTGTTGGCTGCCATCAATACAGCGGATGAATTGTTGAAAACGAAGGAACAATTCGAACGAGCTAATGCTGTTGCGATCGAGAAGAAGAACCAGGAAATCAATGAGATTAGAGGCAAGATCGACGAGATTCAAGGGAAATATAATGAAGCAAAGGAACAGCTCAACGAGCTGAATGTGAAGCACGCAGATACGATGAAGGAACTGACTGCACTCCGTGAACAGCACGAAGCGAAGCTCAAGGAACTGAACCAGCTTCGCGCTAAGCATCAAGCAGCCGTACAGGAACGGGACGAGCTGTTCAAGAAGCATAAGCGCATGGAAGAAGAGCTGGCGGCTGCCCGCCGCCAAAACGAGAAGGCCGAACAGGATCTGAAGGCCTTAAGAAGCGAACATGAGGCGCTGAAACAGCAGCTCGCCGCTGTTAAACTGCAGAAGGCTTCTGCGGAAGCGGCGCCGGGCAGAGAAGGTGTGCGGGATTCCGGCGAGATGTCGATCTACGAACAGTATGAGAAATTAAAACAAGAGTATACCAAACTGCAAAATGAGTTCAACGAATGGATTGAACTGACAGAAGAAGAGCTGCGTAACTAG
- the xylA gene encoding xylose isomerase, producing the protein MAYFPNISKIQFEGRDSKNPLAFKHYNPDQVVLGKTMKDHLRFAVSYWHTFTGDGTDPFGAGTMLRPWDRYTGMDLAKARVEASFEFFEKLGAPYFCFHDRDIAPEGETLQETNKNLDEIVAMIKEYMKTSDVKLLWNTANMFTNPRFMFGAATTSNADVYAYAAAQVKKALEHAVELGAENYVFWGGREGYESLLNTDVAFELDNLARFYHMAVDYAKEIGFKGQFLIEPKPKEPTKHQYDFDAATTIQFLQKYGLQDHFKLNLEANHATLAGHTFEHELRIARINGMLGSIDANQGDLLLGWDTDEFPTDLYSVTLAMYEILENGGLAPGGVNFDAKVRRTSFEPEDLFYAHIAGMDSFAIGLKVAAKLIEDKVIDNILEERYATFKTGIGADIVAGKANFKTLEEYALKNNKIELKSGRIENIRNILNQYLLSVE; encoded by the coding sequence ATGGCATATTTTCCGAACATCAGCAAAATCCAATTCGAAGGCCGAGACAGCAAGAACCCGCTAGCGTTCAAACACTACAATCCAGATCAAGTTGTGCTTGGCAAGACGATGAAAGATCATCTTCGCTTCGCCGTATCTTACTGGCACACATTCACCGGAGACGGTACGGATCCGTTCGGTGCCGGCACGATGCTTCGTCCTTGGGACCGCTACACCGGCATGGATCTGGCAAAGGCTCGTGTGGAAGCATCCTTTGAATTCTTCGAGAAGCTCGGAGCACCTTACTTCTGCTTCCATGACCGCGACATCGCACCGGAAGGCGAAACGCTGCAAGAGACGAACAAGAATCTTGACGAGATCGTTGCGATGATCAAGGAATACATGAAGACAAGCGATGTTAAGCTTCTGTGGAATACCGCTAACATGTTCACCAACCCGCGCTTTATGTTCGGTGCAGCAACAACGTCCAATGCTGACGTATACGCCTATGCCGCTGCACAAGTGAAGAAGGCGCTGGAGCACGCTGTAGAGCTTGGTGCTGAGAACTATGTATTCTGGGGCGGCCGCGAAGGTTACGAATCGCTGCTCAATACAGACGTAGCATTCGAACTGGATAACCTCGCGCGCTTCTATCACATGGCTGTTGACTATGCGAAGGAGATCGGTTTCAAGGGTCAATTCCTGATCGAGCCGAAACCGAAGGAGCCTACTAAGCACCAATACGACTTCGACGCAGCTACGACGATCCAATTCCTGCAGAAGTATGGTCTGCAAGATCACTTCAAACTGAACCTCGAAGCGAACCACGCAACGCTGGCTGGTCATACCTTCGAGCATGAACTGCGCATCGCTCGCATCAACGGCATGCTCGGTTCGATCGACGCGAACCAAGGCGATCTGCTGCTCGGATGGGATACCGACGAGTTCCCAACGGATCTGTACAGCGTTACCCTGGCTATGTATGAGATCCTCGAGAACGGCGGTCTGGCGCCTGGCGGCGTAAACTTCGACGCGAAGGTTCGTCGTACTTCCTTCGAGCCGGAAGATCTGTTCTATGCTCACATCGCAGGTATGGACAGCTTTGCGATCGGTCTGAAGGTAGCTGCTAAGCTGATCGAAGACAAAGTCATCGATAACATCCTTGAAGAGCGCTATGCTACCTTCAAGACAGGCATCGGTGCGGATATCGTAGCTGGCAAGGCGAACTTCAAGACGCTCGAAGAGTACGCGCTGAAGAACAACAAGATCGAGCTGAAGTCCGGCCGGATCGAGAACATCCGCAACATCCTGAACCAGTACCTGCTTAGCGTAGAATAA
- the pheS gene encoding phenylalanine--tRNA ligase subunit alpha, with protein MREKLEALQAEALAALAEANSQQALNEIRVKYMGKKGALTEVLRGMGALSPEERPVIGQLANEVRGAIEQVLEEKAAELERQETERRLAAEKIDVTLPGRKPAQGAVHPLNKVIREIEDIFLGMGYAIAEGPELEQDYYNFEALNIPRNHPARDMQDSFYITEDLLMRTHTSPVQVRTMERMKGDVPVKIICPGRVYRRDDDDATHSHVFTQIEGLVIDEHIRMSDLKGTLLQFAQEMFGKETKIRMRPSFFPFTEPSAEVDVSCVMCGGDGCRVCKQTGWLEILGSGMVHPRVLEMAGYDPAKYSGFAFGMGVERIAMLKYGIDDIRHFYMNDLRFLRQFARV; from the coding sequence ATGAGAGAGAAATTGGAGGCGTTACAGGCCGAAGCGCTGGCGGCGCTTGCCGAGGCGAACTCGCAGCAGGCGTTGAATGAGATCAGGGTCAAATACATGGGCAAAAAAGGCGCATTAACCGAAGTGCTGCGCGGCATGGGGGCCCTGTCTCCCGAGGAGAGACCGGTGATCGGTCAGCTGGCGAATGAAGTAAGAGGTGCGATCGAACAGGTGCTGGAGGAGAAGGCGGCTGAGCTGGAGCGTCAGGAGACCGAGCGGCGCCTTGCTGCTGAGAAGATCGACGTGACGCTGCCGGGCCGTAAACCTGCACAAGGAGCGGTGCATCCGCTGAATAAGGTGATCCGCGAGATCGAGGATATCTTCCTCGGCATGGGATACGCGATCGCAGAAGGACCGGAGCTGGAGCAGGATTATTACAACTTCGAAGCGCTCAATATCCCGAGGAATCACCCGGCTCGCGATATGCAGGATTCCTTCTATATCACGGAGGATCTGCTCATGCGCACGCATACGTCGCCTGTGCAGGTGCGGACGATGGAACGCATGAAGGGCGATGTTCCGGTGAAGATCATCTGCCCGGGACGCGTCTACCGCCGCGATGATGACGATGCCACCCATTCCCATGTGTTCACGCAGATCGAAGGGCTCGTCATCGATGAGCACATCCGGATGAGCGACTTGAAGGGGACCCTCTTGCAGTTCGCACAGGAGATGTTCGGCAAGGAGACGAAGATTCGCATGCGTCCGAGTTTCTTCCCGTTCACCGAGCCGAGTGCAGAGGTCGATGTGAGCTGCGTGATGTGCGGCGGCGACGGCTGCCGGGTGTGCAAGCAAACGGGTTGGCTGGAGATCCTCGGATCCGGCATGGTGCATCCCCGCGTGCTGGAGATGGCCGGTTATGACCCCGCTAAGTACAGCGGCTTCGCCTTCGGGATGGGCGTAGAACGGATCGCGATGCTGAAGTACGGCATCGATGATATTCGTCATTTCTATATGAATGATCTGCGGTTCTTGCGGCAATTTGCACGTGTATGA